The window tttcctacagTGGGGCACCAGAACCGGTGCCAAGTAGaacaggacattttcctcccttCTCTTACATACAACTTTTGTcagtacaccccagaatgatagtagccttttttgcaactgcatcgcATGGTTGATTCATAttgaatttgtgatccactgtaactcccagCTCCCTTTCAGCCATATGACCGCCTAGCCAGCCATTCCCcgttttgtagctgtgcatttgattttttccttcccaatTAAAGTACATTGCACTGGTCTTCAttgctgaattcagaccaattctctaatttgtcatggtcattttgaattctaaacctgCCTCCAcggtgctagcaacccctccccgCTTGGTGTCATCGGCAAATGTTACTTACAAGCACATGCTCCACTCTgttgtccaagtcattaatgaagatattgaataggaccagacccaggactgatccctgggtgacaccactagatacatcctcccagtttgacagcaaatcattgatAGCTACTCGGCGTTTGGTCTTTCAAGCAGTTATGCAACCATCGTACCGTACTTTCATTAGACCACAGTTCCCTAGTTTGAGAATGTCActtggactgtgtcaaaagccctactgaaatcaagcTATATCATGTCTACACCCCCCGCCCTCAGCCCCCTGGCCAGTATCCCTGTCAAAGGAAGAAATGAGGTTGGTTTGTCATGacttattcttgacaaatccacgctgGTTCTTCCTGCTAACCCTCTTATCCTCCAGGTACTGACTGATTGATTGCtcaatcatttgttccagtatcttcccAGGGACCGAACCATCCTGCCTCCTTTCATTAATGGGTGTTGGCAAAATGAACCCAGCCTTCCAGGAAACCTGCCACCCAAAGGAAGCGCCCCATCCACACCTGGGGTAGCCATCCCCTCCAGCCTGTGACACTCAATGGCTTCCCCTGGGAAAACTCCCCTCCAACCTTGGTAGCTTCTTGCTTCCTTGGTCTGCCAAGCAGAGCATCGCCTTTAAACCTCCCCGGAGAGGCTGGCTGACCTGCACTGCTGAGAAACCGCTGTGGTGTTCACCGAGCCAAGGGAATTCTCCCTGGATGGGGACTGGTGCTGCGGCCTGTGGGGAAGCTTGTCTGGCCTGGCAGCTCCAAGCAGTGGGGTGTAGCTTCCCCGCAGCTCAGCTGGGGTGAAGGCTGCGCTCAGGCAAAGGCAAAGAGAAGTGACAGGGACATGCGGTgcatatggggcctgattctggtgtGGGTCAGGATTTGATAGTGAAGCACCTAGGGCTCCCATGGTGTAACTCCTGTctaagtgagaggagactcaCTAGTCGCTTCCTAAGACTGCAGCTTTTTCGAGGCCCCTGCCTCTGTCGCTCCCCCATCCAGCCCATATGCCAGCCCTCAGCAGTCAGCACAGATCTCGGCGCTGCCCACCCCATGGGGCCGGGCGGTGTTTAGGTGCCAGTCGAGCAGGGACTGCTTTGTACAGAGTAGCGAACGGGGAGTTGCTCTGAGAGTTAAGACATTGAATCAAGCTCTATTGCCAGCCTGTCTGGAGAGCTCTTGATTTCCGCCAACTAGCGGCACCAAACAGGATGGGGCAGCAGCCTCGGCTACCTCTGTGTTTTGCTATGGACGGTTTATGGCTGAGAGATGATCTATTTGCACTGGAAGATGGCTGAGTAACCCTGCTTGAACCAGTCAGATGCTGATTGGGTCCTGCTCGCTACCCAAACACACATGGAAGTGGATGTACGTGCAGACCCGTGAgattctcccctgccccattctcCCGAAAGCCCTCCACCTGCCCCAAGGCCTGACCCATGGCTCAGTCGCCTTTCCTCGAATGGTGCTGAAACTTCCCTTGTCCCGTTGACACCCGCAGCCGAACTATCGTCCGCTGAGGTTTTCCCAGCGCCGGTCTCTCTGGAGGGCAGGGAAGTGAGGGATTTAGGCTCAGACAATTCTCTAGCCAAGACGGTTCCTTGACGCCATTGTAAACGTTGCCCAGTACACACAGCGCGGGGAGGACGACACTTAGGTTTGGTTGATATTAGAAGTCAGGCCGACTCGGCTACAttggtgtgaaaaacccacagccCTGACCGGCCCGGCTGCGCCGAGCTGCCCGCCAGTGCAGACGTAGCTGTGCTGATGAAAGAACACATCCATCCCCATAGCTAACGTCACGCGGGGAGGTGGCGTTCCTACGCTTATGGAAAAACCCCTGCCGGGGCAGAGGCCGTGTTTACATGCCGGTGTTACGCCAGTATAGCAATGCTGCCGGAGTCTTCATCGTGTAGACACGGCCTTAACCTAGCCTTTCCCCCCACCGTTCTCATTGCACACCACCTGTTCATCCCTAGTGGAGACTGTTACGCACAAAAGGAAGGTTGGTCTCGTGGTTAAGTGTGACTCAAGAgacctgtatcagaggggtagccgtgttagtctgaatctgtaaaaagcaacagagggtcctgtttcatcttgcatctgaagaagtgaggttcttacccacgaaagcttatgttcccaatacttctgttagtctcaaaggtgccacaggatcctctgttgctttttcaagagacctgggttctattcctgcctccaCCACAGACGGTGcccaaccttgggcaagtcgttaATTCTCTGCCTGCCTCAGTTtgctcatctgtaaagtggggatgagACTCCtgctttctccccctccttcACCTGTCTGGTCTCTTTAGACCGTaaaccctctgggggcagggactgtctctcactgtggatgtacagcccctagcgcaACAAGACGTTGTTCTGCTTTCTAGCTAGTCGGGGCAACTTTTTCCCCTGACCTACCTTATCTTCCCCATTCCATCCCATCAGCAAGTCCGGATGTCACGTTGCCAGCCGGTGAAAATGGACTGAAGGCAGCTTCCTCCGACACTGGACTGCAGATGGCTTCATCAGAGAACAGGGAACAGCAGGTAGGTCTATCCTGGGCAGCCTGCCTGTGCCACATTGAGCCTGTGAATGGAgatcaatggggggggggaatataggGGTGAGATCCCTTGTACCTAAAGAAACACTCTGCGCCCACAGTTCTAGTGCTAGCTGTCTGCCCAGGGCAGCAGCTGGGACCTGGGGCCTGAGAGACAAGGCCCCGGGCTCTTTGTCTTGGAAAGCAGATTACACCAACGCATGGCCCacccaggggcggcaggtttgtataatttttgctgATGCCCAGAATAGTTCCGGGTTCaagtcctgccctccccccacacacacacacctgcctaatgctctgggagggagtttgggtgcaggagggggtttggggtgcaggctgtgggatggagtttggctgcagactctgggctggggcaggggtgaaggagtgggggcgggctctgggagggagtttgtgtgaaggagggagtttggatgtgggctctgggctggggcagggggtggaggggagaagtcgggcggggggcaggctctgggagggaggttgggtgtggggtgtgggctctaggctggggtggaggagtgggggtggggggcgggttctgggagggagtttgggtatggggtgtgggctctgggctggggcaggaggttggagtggaggagtgggggcgggggcgggctctgggagggagtttgggtatggggtgtgggctctgggctggggatggggtggaggagtgggggcgggctctgggaaggagtttgggtatgggctctgggctggggcagggggttggagtgtgggagagggtgaggtgggcagcgcttaccttgggtggctcccgaaAACGACCTGCACAcacctctggcagcggctcctaggcggaggggccagaGGGTCTCTTGGCGCcactgcccacaggcactgcccccgcagctcccattggccgcagtccccggccaatgggagctgtggaatcaGCGCTCGGGGCgcgggcagcacatggagactccCCCTGGGCCGTAGGGCCATTCCAgacgcttctgggagcggcgtggagcAAGGCCGGGCAGGAAGCtatcttagccctgctgcgctgctggcgGTGACGGCTGGGGCCcgccgggcccttttaaatcgcccgggGCAGCAGGCGGGGCTGGGAGACGCTCCGGGGCAGGTGCGCGGGGGTGGCAGGCGGAGCCAGGGGAGAGACTTATTGGTGGAGCCGAGCCCacgggccctgaatattcctggagcatggacaccacaggcccatataaccTGCCGCCCCTGGGCCCACCGTGGGGATGGGCAGCTGCCCAAGGCACCCTGCCCGTGTACAGAAGGGAGAGCCCATTCACACCCCTAGACACAGTGCAGCGGGAAGGGCCTTTCGCTCTCTCCCTGCAGTGCCCTGGCTCAGAAAGTCAGGACTCCCAGCAGTGTCGCAGGGGCAGAAAGCCCAGAGCCGTTCCCTGGGTTGGCATGGGAGCAGGTGCAAGCCAATCCTTCTTCCTTAACCCCCGTGGCTATTTTCCTGAGTTTAGTTTGCAGTGAACAGGGTGGTCAGCATGCCCTTGGTCACCTCCGTTTACGAGCTGGCCCCTGCTGACTCCATGCAAGACAGCTGCCCCAGCACCGAACCCACCTGCAAGCTGGCCGAGAAAGAAGCGGAGCTCGGGGCCGCTGCAGCCATCTCTCCTGCCCAGCTGGCCGCAGCTGACTGGGGACCTCAGAGTGAGTCGTGGGTCGGCGGCCGGagcttggggagcaggaggggaacCCGAGGGTGAAGCTGGCGATTACAGCCGCTGGGAGAAGCCGGATTGGTTTTGAGCTCCCAGGAATCGGGGCCGTTGCTGGTCTTCATGTAGGCGGCCAGTTTCTGGCTAGTCCGGCCGTGCAGCTGTTCTTAGCATGCTGGCTCGAGGACAGCCAGCATGGGGATGTCTCCCTGAGTTGGACCGGGTCTGATGGGGGCGCTCTCCGTTCGCCTATCACACTCTGTCATGGGTAGGGGCTCAGCGCCAGTCCCTGGGGAACAGCTGTTTGGGGAGAGGAAATTCCACAGCTTGCGGGATATTCACATTCCCTTTGGGAGCTTCCTAGGAGATGCAGCCGAGAGATcacaggctggggagctggaggcagggctggaacGCAGCCTGTCTTGCCCCAGGAAGTCAAGCACCAGTTCACGtcgcctctctgggcctcagagaaggggaaaTGGAAAGGGGACAGTGACACTGGCCCATCTGCAGGGGACACACGCTGAGCCTGGGGAGGGTGAAAAGCTCAGGGCAAGTGCTCTATGTGGATTGATCGTCATTTAAAGCACAGACGGTGCCGCATGTGCCATCTTCGCAGACACAGCCGCCCCGCAGCCTAGGCCCGATCCCTCGGCGTCTGCCCAGTGCTCCACAACGGCTTATTAACCACCCCACTGTCTGTCCCAACAGCTGGACCAGCCAAGGAGACCAGGAGCAACGGGCTGGCTAAAGGGAAGCTGCCAGCCCCTCCGCGGCCACCCAAGCAGGTAACCATCTCTGCCTCCGCAGCCTTCTTGGGAAGGGCATCTCCCAATGAGAGACGAACCCAGCCCAGGCGCGGGGAACCATGCGGGCGACCCGCCGTTGGAACGGCCAGTCGCTGATTGCCATGGCAATGCTAGAACACGGACTGCTGTGAAGAGCGGCTCGCTAGCTGCCTGTCTGGTACTTACGTGGCCTCCTTTTCCCTAGTCTCTGAGCCCTTCACACTCTTTCTCCAACCCCCGCCCCGAGGCAGGGCTGttaccccattgtacagatggggaatggaagcACGGgcaggctaagtgacttgcccaaggtcacgcagggagtcagtggcagagcagggaattcaacCCGCAGGTGTCCTAacccattggaccatccttcctcgtAGGCCCAGGATCTGCTTGGAAGGAAGCTTACACTGGTCAGTCGGGGGATCTCAGACATGGAGGCAGCAGCGGGAGCCCCCCTTGCCTAGGCAGGAGGGTTGTTAGTGTCCTGGTGTGAAGGCCTCCCCAGGATTAGCTGGGGGAACTTGCCCTTCTGACCCActgccctctccctcctctgAGTCACCGCCAGGTCTTTCTCCCTGACCCCAGCTACTCCTGCTTCCAGGTGGTGACAGACACAACAGAGCCGGTCTCTTACAAAGGGACAGAGGCCACGCCGGCGCAAGCAAAGGGCGCGGGAACCAGCAGTGGCCCCAAGGCGGCCCGGGCCAACGATCCGAGCCATCCCCACTTCGGGGGCAGCACCCGAACAGCCATGACCAACAGCCTACGCAGCCTCATGAACTCTAGAGTGGGTCAGCTCTTCCTCCGCAGCGTGGACAGAGCGCTGGACAAGTCGGAAGAGCTGATGAATCGGTATCTGCCCCTGACGGAGAAGGAGCTAGGTGAGAAGCTGCCCGAAGCACCGCTCTTCTTGGGGGTGCTATAAAAGGGCTGAGTCCCCCAGATCTTAGCACACACCCCCCAACATCCCCCTCACCTGCACTAGGTGTCACCCCTTGTACTTATCACTCCTGCAGCAGGTGGTCTCTGGACCTGCTTCCCCAAGGAACTCATTTAACAAGTTTCCTATTTACCTCCTGGGAAGTTgtataggcccagatcctccaaggtacaGTATTTGGGCTCCAAActtccattgagatcaatggcacGTAGGGACAGAAATACCTGTGAGGCTCCAGACCATAGTTCCTGCCTCCTCCTTAATGTGGtgtccacctctctctctctccagctgcacTCACAATGGAGGGGCTGGACACCTCCGCAGCAGAACACCGCAAGAAGGGCTGCTTTGTGCGGCTGGGGTCCCTGTCCACCAGTCTGCGGAACCGGGCCTTCATGCTGATCTTGAATAAGCTGAGACAGACCAGGCAGAACACCCACGAGAACCTCTCTCAGCTCCACCAGACTATCGGCCTGGTAAGAACACCCCCGGCCCTCTCCTCGGCCTGCAAACGGTCCCGCCTGGGAGCCGCGTGGCCTCGGGCTCTGCCGGATCGCTGTTATCGGGGACGCTCGCCCCTCCCAGTCCAGCCTCCCTCTCTGCTCTTGGTCAGCCCACGGTGCCCAGCCTGACTCCACGGTGCTTTCTCCACCCTGCAGATTGAACACATCCAGCAAGAGAAGCAGCTTCCCGGCAGCAAGGAGAAACTGCACGGTATGTGGGAACAGTGGAGCCAGAAGCAGGAAGTGGGCCTCCAGACCAAGCCAGGGGGCAGCAAGGACAGCggctccccagccagcagcagcacggATCACAACTCCCAAGCCAGCCGCAGCAAGGACAGCGGCTCCAGGCAGCTCCAGGTATCTTCACTAGAATCAGGGTCTAAGCCAGCGACCGCGGCGTCCAGGCAAACCTCACGTCACTAACTCTTCCTTTGCTGTCTCACGGCAGGTGGAGTCCAAGACCTTGGAGATGTCCCGTAGCCTGACGCAGCAGCTGCAAGCTACGTACCTGAACCTCTTATCCAATGTCAAAGGCCTTCCCGTACATCTCCAGGAAAAGATGCAGCAAGTGCATCAGAACATGGCGGAGCTGCACGGGTACTTCTCCTCCGCCAACTCCTTCCAGGACTTGTCCAGCAACGTCCTAAGCCAGAGCCGGGAGAAGGTGGCCAACGCTTGGGAGGCCTTGGATGAAGTGATGGATTTTTTGTTGCAGAACCCTCCTGTAACGTGGCTTGTGGAATCCTTGGTTTCCCTTGAAGGGGagctgctggagacagaggagaagCCGGATATATTGAAAGTCCTGAAACACTACGAGCCACAGGACTGCAAAGATGACTAGCTAGTCAGCTTCCACTGTCAGACCAACCAAACCCTTTGAGCAGACAGAGACCTAACCCAAAACCTCTACTAGGAGCTTCGGTTTTACTCTAGCCCTCGTGGGATACACCCTaaatgtgacccccccccaagtTAAACAGCAATATCCAATAAACGGATGGCTTTGTCTTCCACGCATCCCAGATCTCTTCCAAGCCAAGACAGCTGGTGCTAGTTAGCTGGCTTCCTGTTCGTTGCAATTAATGGAACACCTAACTAATTCTCTCTTCAGTGCCCTTCCCTTACATGTTTGTCCTTGGCACAATTATAGTCCTAAACGGTAACGCTCCTGGAATGAGTTATGGTAAGTTATTTCACCGAAGAAGGTGGAAGGGTAAGTAGTTGGCTCTCAGGTAGAGGAGAAGCTCTTCCTTTTAAGAGCTAGCATCCTAGTCTTACCATTAAACTTGACTTCAAATGTGGATGTGCTGCGATCTCAGCCACCGCTGGCCTAGAACCCAGGAACTCCCCACCACtggtttgggacaggaagtgacgAATACCATAACTAAGCAAGATCACGGAGAGCATTTATTTTTAGACAGttctggaatttggccaggacagcaAGATTAACCACCTCTTTTCTCTGTGTCCGGGGGCCATGAGCTCTCAGAGCGACAATGTCCTTGGTAAAAGACAGCCCCACCCACGTACATTTTGACGTCAACCTGGGGCATTGACACGGTCATGAGAAGAGCGTCACCCACTGAATTAGCAGCAGCTGCACTTCCTCCAGCCCAGGGGTGTCCAGGGGAGGGGGCCCATTCACATTCCCTTCTAGCCCTGAGCTCAGCCAGCGGGTGGTTGATTTCCCACAACGTCAAGGAGATTCATCAGGCTAAGGATGGACCAAAGCTCGGACGGCCTAATCACtctgaaatacacacacaaaaacgaGGGGTCTCGGATTCTCCTCACCTGTCTCCTTGGGGCCGGGGAACTTCCCCAACCAGCTAGACAGGGCAGGCAGCAGCCCCCCTCTCATTTTCCCCGTGCCCACCACAGTCTCCTGCCCAAAGTCCCTCCCCCTTTGCTCTGTCTGTTATCCCCCatgttccctcccccacaccttctTAGTCTGCTTCGTGCCCCCAATTTCCTCTAATTGCTGTTTCCTGCCTAGCTGCACACCCGCGGCCTCCCTGCTACCCGCAGGGCCAGTCTCTGCATCCACCTTTCCTCTGCCAGAGCCTCCCAACGCAAACGCACTGAAGGCGCCATCTTGCCTGAGGGCGGCCTGACTGACTTCCCCCCTGTTGACACTACGGGAAGACGGTAGCCACTGTTACCGGAGGTCAGCCTCACTTCTGCCTACCAAGGTTAAGGGGCTATAGAAGCTGTCGTGCTGGCTTCAGAGCTATTGACATGAAGGGGCGATGGTGGCCATTTTGGCTAAGGGCAAAATTTCAGCAGGAGGCCGAAACCAAGGAGAACCCTTTAAAAGCCACCCAGACatcaggagtagggtgaccagacagcaagtgtgaaaaatcgggacgggggtggggggtaataggcactgatataagacaaaaccccaaatatcgggactgtccctataaaatgaggacatctagtcaccctaatcAGGAGAGATGGTgacatttctccctcccccccattccaacTGAGTTCCCAGCCCCCAGCCAATTTCATTTCggctacccacctccaacagatgcCCTTCATCTTACACCCCGCTCCCCCCATCACAGCCTTTCGGACAAATCCCCCACCTCCCTCACATCCCACGCTGTCCCTAGCACATAGATAGCCCCCCATCACCAAAGTAACTGAGCGCCTCACAATCCCCCCCGAAACCCATCGGGCAGGACAGTGCTGTTACCCCCACGGTGGAGATGGGGAACCGGAGCGGCGAGAGACTAAGCCGGTCTCAGCAGGAGCCTGGGGCAGATCAGGGACTTGGACCCCTGGTCTCTCAGGACTGAGGCTGGCACTGTAACCACTGGGCCAGCCTTCCTCCCTAgacatgggtggggggggagacgCCTTTGCAGCTGTTTGTAGGGAGGGGAAGGCCGAGGGAGTGACGCGGTGTGGATCAATGGAGTCTCACCAGCCCCAGGAAATGTAGTGGAGGATTACTAAGGTGATCACTAGGcctgagggctgctctaactaCAGCAGGCTCGGGCAGGCCCTTCTAGCTCCTAGAATACAGGGTGTACAAAGATGCCTTGATATCACCTTTAACCCCCACCCCGAGCATAGGAGCTGAGTAACTACGAAACAGGCCCTAGTGGTGAAACTCACCCCCATGTAGCTCCCCAGTGAATTTGGGCCATTCTTTGCAAAACACAATTGCTGAGGTCGAGTGCTCTGCCAAATGCCCCCAACCCTTACACAGTAACTCGTTGGCTCCCCCACCTATAAAGCCAAAGGGGAGAGAACTGGCAAAGCAGGTCTCCAGCCATGGTACACCGCCCAGTGCACGGACACGCTTCAGGTGAGTATGTGCAGCGCTGACACAGGGGGCCAGGTTAGCACATTCACAAGCGATACATGAACTGAAGCGGCGTCACACCGACGTCACGTGCGTCAGGCCAGTACATCCTTTAGCCCTGGTCCACACTGACACTACCTGGTTGCAATGGGCCCTGAGGAAAGACTTCCTGGCTTGACCACAGATGCCCTTGGCCATATCACTTAACTTCTCCGGGCCTCTCCCCCTTGTAAAGGGGAGATGATGCTTTTCTGCCCTTCGTCTTGTCTGtttctagactgtaagctcttcagagcagacaGCACGGACTCTAacgctatggctacactacgagGCGAAAAGCCACACAgcgtagctgctgtttgtcagtagaagagagctctcctgccaacaaaaaacgtTCACCCCCCACTAGCAGCAGCGGTTTTGTCGGCAgcagagcgctcctgccgacaaagtactgttcacaccggcgcttttAATTGGTCAAACTTTTGTCGTTTGGAGGggtgggtgtggttttttttttttaaaacaccccgGAACAAccaaagttttgccgacaaagtgacagtgtagacaaagcctttgtctgtgcagcacccagcaagATAGGGCCTGGCTCTTTGGTGGAGCCTGTAGGACACCCAGAATACAAACCCTCACGCCGTGCTCCCTACATACTGGGTTTGAGAAGAACGCCCTCTGCAAACCGTGGCCCGTAAAGAACGCCCCGACGCTGGCTGCAGGCAGCGTTTAAATGTAGTGGGTAAAAAGAGTCACGTTGGTTTATTTCGATTCTGTTTCTAAACGTTTACAGCGCAGCGCACCAGCGAGAAATATAAAACCGGAGGTTGGGGGGGTGATTTGGAAGCTACCCTAGTGGCCTGTTAAGTGCCGCCTTGTTCTGCAATTCATCTGCCTGCACTGCAAAGGAGACACAGTCAGAACACTCATCTTCCTTTTCAGATGGACAAGTCTTTATTTTACATATACAAAAGCTTAAGATCTTTCCGAAACACATCAAAACCTAAAGATTTTTCCTACTCCTGCTGACTGAgatgaagccctcaggctgtcgTTATTTATAAGCAAAGGGCTTTTTCAAGtggattttaaataaaagcagccaGTGGCAGCCCCCCATACTACGGGCATCCCTCAAAGAAGCATGACAACGCAATGCTCCATTCTCAGACTTCAGTTCGCTGGTGGAACGATACAGCCTCTGGCTTTAAGTGTTCTGGGGGCTACAGGAGAGGACGTCCCCACATGATTCTGGGGCTTCAGAGCAGTAGGGAACTGGGAGGGCTAATGGGCTGGAGACCCTGCAAAGTGCGGTTACACCACGGTAGTCACTGGAAATAAAGCAGGATCTGTATCAGTGCTGGCATACCACGTTTCCAAGCCGGAGCGCTGCTGGCTTTTCACCCACACCAAGTTTTGGCCCTGAAGAACCAGCACAGCTTTGGGACCATGCGCTGGAGTCAACTGGGTCATGCAGAATAGCTGCAATCCAACGGCAGACTCTCCAGGTCTGGGGAGGCCAGAAAGAATCCAGGGGATTGTCATATCCCCGCTGGAGCGGGCAGTACCACCCCATCGTCTCTGGCTTGTAAAAcgggccaggctggagctggtGCTGCAGGGCGACGAACCGTGGGAGCCCTTGGGTGTTATTTTTACAGTCACATTCCCGAGTCTAACCGCACTTCAAAAAGGAAACACAAAGGATGTCCCTTCTCACCCTAGAGTTACAGCCATCATCAGGGGCTCAAGAAAATAGACGAATAAAtgatattttttcattaaaaaaccctTTATATTCAGTTCATGTTGGTTTAAATCACAAGAATTtaggtggggggaaaaacaaaaaaacaaggagaCGAATACAAACATACGGCACAGCCTCCCCAGAAGTTCTTTCCTTTCCCAggagcaggaggggc is drawn from Trachemys scripta elegans isolate TJP31775 chromosome 22, CAS_Tse_1.0, whole genome shotgun sequence and contains these coding sequences:
- the LOC117869082 gene encoding perilipin-3-like codes for the protein MPLVTSVYELAPADSMQDSCPSTEPTCKLAEKEAELGAAAAISPAQLAAADWGPQTGPAKETRSNGLAKGKLPAPPRPPKQVVTDTTEPVSYKGTEATPAQAKGAGTSSGPKAARANDPSHPHFGGSTRTAMTNSLRSLMNSRVGQLFLRSVDRALDKSEELMNRYLPLTEKELAALTMEGLDTSAAEHRKKGCFVRLGSLSTSLRNRAFMLILNKLRQTRQNTHENLSQLHQTIGLIEHIQQEKQLPGSKEKLHGMWEQWSQKQEVGKPHVTNSSFAVSRQVESKTLEMSRSLTQQLQATYLNLLSNVKGLPVHLQEKMQQVHQNMAELHGYFSSANSFQDLSSNVLSQSREKVANAWEALDEVMDFLLQNPPVTWLVESLVSLEGELLETEEKPDILKVLKHYEPQDCKDD